AAGGACGAGATGCTGAAGGTGCCGTTCGTGAACTGGTATGCGCGCGACACCGGCATGCTGTTCCTGGACCGCGACAGCCGCCGCGCCGGGGCGATGATGCGGCGCGAGGCGGCGGCGCTGCTGCGCCGTGGCCAGGACCTGTGCCTGTTCCCGGAAGGTACCCGCAGCCGCAGCGGCGCGCTGGCCGAGTTCAAGGCCGGGCTGCTGCAGGCCGCGATCGATGCCGGAGTGGACGTGGTGCCGGTGGCGCTGGACGGGGCGGGCAAGGTGCTGCCGCCGACCAGCCTGTTCCGGGTCCGGCCCGGCCTCATCCGGGTGCGGATCGGCACGCCGATCCAGGTGAACGGCGAGGACGGTCCGCTGACTCGCCAGGAATTGACCCAGCGCGCGCACCAGGCCGTCCGTGCGATGCTCGAACCCAGGATATGAGTCGCCCGTATGCAATTTGTCGTACCGCATGATCATCCCAGCCTGCCCGGCCACTTCCCGGGCCGCCCGGTGGTGCCCGGCGTCGTGGTGCTGGACCACGTGCTGCAGGCCGTGGAGGCGGCGCACGGCGCGCGCGCGCCGCTGCGCCTGCCGCAGGTGAAGTTCGTGCAACCGCTGTTTCCCGGCCAGCCGGCGCGGGTGGAACTGGACGGCGCCGCACCGCGCTGGCGCTTCCGCGTGCTGCGTGGCGAGTACCTGCTGGTCAGCGGCGAACTCAACGCCGAGGCGGCGCCGTGAGCGCCGGCTGGAAGCACCGCCCGGAAGGCGGCGGCCGTTTCGCCCTGTGGCTGATCCGCAGCATCGCCCGTTACGGCGGCCGCGCCGTCGGCCGCCTGCTGCTGTACCCGATCACCCTGTACTTCCTGCTGGTGCGCGGTCCGGAGCGGCGCGATTCGCGGCACTACCTGAGCCGTGTGTTCGACCGCCCGGCCACGTTGCTGGAGGTGGCCCGGCACATCCACACCTTCGCCTCGACCATCCTCGACCGGGTGTTCATGCTGTGCGGGCAGATGCACCGCTTCCGGGTGCAGATCCGCGGCCTGGACCAGTTGCACGCGCAGATGGATCGCGGCCGCGGCGTGCTGATCTTCGGCTCGCACCTGGGCAGCTTCGACGCGCTGCGGGTGCTGGCCACCGAGCGTCCGGACGTGCAGGTCAAGGTGGTGCTGGACAAGGCCCACAACCCGGCGATGACCGAGCTGCTGGGCGCGCTGAACCCGCAGCTGGCCGCCAACATCATCGACGCCGGCATGGACAGCACCTCGATCGTCATGGCGATCAAGCAGGCCACCGACGAGGGCGCGCTGGTCGCGCTGCTGGTGGACCGGCCGCGCCCGGAGGATCCGGCGCTGCCGGCCGCGTTCATCGGCCAGGGCGCGCTGTTCCCGACCTCGCCGTGGCTGATCGCCGCCGCGCTCAAGGTGCCGGTGGTGCTGGCGTTCGGCCTGTACCGCGGCGGCAACCGCTACGAACTGGTGTTCGAGACCTTCAGCGAAGGCCTGGACCTGCCGCGCCGGCAGCGCGCGCCGGTGCTGGCCGCGCTCATCCGCGATTACGCCGCCAGGCTGGAGCATTACACCCGCTCCGCGCCCTACAACTGGTTCAACTTCTACGACTTCTGGAACAACCGCCATGCCGATGCGCCGCACCTTGCCGTGGATGCTGATACTGCTGTGCAGCGCCGCAC
This genomic stretch from Xanthomonas sacchari harbors:
- a CDS encoding 1-acyl-sn-glycerol-3-phosphate acyltransferase, with the protein product MPQAGMPSRMAWAVWNALQLAFTLAHTALGIVVALVLLRLSGPRLPLRMAARFWAPVLLFGAGARLQVEGRERVDWSRNHLFVSNHQSIIDICALFMALPVPLRFLLKDEMLKVPFVNWYARDTGMLFLDRDSRRAGAMMRREAAALLRRGQDLCLFPEGTRSRSGALAEFKAGLLQAAIDAGVDVVPVALDGAGKVLPPTSLFRVRPGLIRVRIGTPIQVNGEDGPLTRQELTQRAHQAVRAMLEPRI
- a CDS encoding acyltransferase gives rise to the protein MSAGWKHRPEGGGRFALWLIRSIARYGGRAVGRLLLYPITLYFLLVRGPERRDSRHYLSRVFDRPATLLEVARHIHTFASTILDRVFMLCGQMHRFRVQIRGLDQLHAQMDRGRGVLIFGSHLGSFDALRVLATERPDVQVKVVLDKAHNPAMTELLGALNPQLAANIIDAGMDSTSIVMAIKQATDEGALVALLVDRPRPEDPALPAAFIGQGALFPTSPWLIAAALKVPVVLAFGLYRGGNRYELVFETFSEGLDLPRRQRAPVLAALIRDYAARLEHYTRSAPYNWFNFYDFWNNRHADAPHLAVDADTAVQRRTAERRIA